A region of Cardinium endosymbiont of Sogatella furcifera DNA encodes the following proteins:
- a CDS encoding baseplate J/gp47 family protein, whose product MHIQKKLNILFARRGTCHTERLLPELVDNNLLISDRQFSDHLRFLYLYTDLLAYYDNNNQRIDQNVWRKFLEQDDTVIRSLILHTNIDTLKKRIHKDFLTLRRNPTGIADAHSMHHILVVAQDLIILLDYWYNNLSNEDVVRAKLDAIIHEEINIHISKLYKILQQHRKASSIQSFINFSVFLHQKCLNASLWRLSKELVYDETNGMEPNDEQVIDIFDDFFDAVFNTIYKLKELAASDYFDTLFSQNKEPHVALLIAFLQLLQYADGHLNYIPQRTLEHYYRHVLKFNNNPSIPDQAYVHFLLSPNQPFAFVPEGSLLVAKNPVNGEDILFETKRNITVNKARLAQINTLLITKKLDKEGYKTVELATTTYNGELLQTLPFQLFPTSQNNDAIKQQSNEQLAVFVGSPLFHLAEGMRTIHIKWKFTFESFQILINRNPNKKVPTTAFLKQVSDMLYAMSQVHITTKEGWLGIPEEAIALEFIDEARCLHMTISLDTEVPPMAMLPAGYQGGVVDPGTPSVSVGIRNGASLTGLYILNGLLLETIDLKVRVEGYRGLVLQNQLGIIDNSQIFEPFGPLAKLDSSFYIGSGEIFSKNLTDLKIYIKWDSLPTVDGGFKSYYDAYPTKVNNDDFKVNIAYLNHQHWNPSYAHNRQVVPLFQVVKNNKGSEQLDYLRTISDIDVAALRTTKTNQPLDVTVYGPKTVAGFLKLQLCAPEQAFGHAIYPGLMSSVLVKNAQKKKEEAITVLNEPYTPRIKSITVDYEAEESMVLTSPPGEEEEKYLNSFFHISSFGYLKTFPSKLTTPPTLLPLIEQKESFIAFGIADLNSTHLSIHIAIGENSPDQETQQPKWFYLSDNIWLPLEEAIVVDGTDGLSKSGIMIFDLANLPVPVRQNNTRMTPALTWIKAQFMDKKGALSTIVGVYTQAVAVSRVMDKNGVFSAPILPAKAIQAFQNPVEGIEWVLQPFGTFGGRQFENHQAFYRRVSERLRHKNRAISVWDYERIVLEKFPEIFKVKCINHTAKSTNNMVNPGHITIVVMAKANPSLDIPFVSRDLLTEIKTYIQGVSTPFIKCEVVNPIYEDVKVNVTVKFKAGYEKGLFLNLLYQDLHNFFSPWLFDPSADVQLGGNIPTSKIIDFINNRYYVEGIGNFSILKYCGHTKDLKLDKVTTYDSHLFAGYPWSVMVSSKNHKIAVVDTFDAAVKLRHGSIGDMAISEDFIVGPWERPKPEEHIPCIDQDIPIPSLEEYCLITKKYIRTDHGNH is encoded by the coding sequence ATGCATATTCAAAAAAAGCTTAATATTTTATTTGCCAGAAGAGGCACCTGCCACACTGAACGCCTGCTACCTGAATTAGTAGACAACAACCTATTGATTAGTGATAGACAATTTAGTGATCACCTCCGATTCCTCTATCTATACACGGACTTATTGGCCTACTACGATAACAATAACCAAAGAATAGATCAAAATGTTTGGCGAAAATTTTTAGAACAGGATGATACCGTCATACGTTCCCTCATTCTACACACCAATATCGATACCTTAAAGAAACGTATCCATAAAGATTTTTTAACCCTGCGGCGGAACCCTACAGGCATTGCAGATGCCCACTCCATGCACCATATATTGGTGGTGGCGCAAGACTTAATCATCTTACTAGATTATTGGTATAACAATCTATCTAATGAAGATGTAGTGCGCGCAAAATTAGATGCCATTATACATGAGGAAATCAATATCCATATCAGTAAACTATACAAGATTCTACAACAACATCGCAAAGCCAGTTCTATTCAATCTTTTATCAACTTTTCTGTTTTTCTCCATCAGAAGTGTCTTAATGCTTCCTTATGGCGCTTAAGCAAGGAACTGGTTTATGATGAAACCAATGGCATGGAACCCAATGATGAGCAAGTGATCGATATTTTCGATGATTTTTTTGATGCTGTTTTTAATACCATTTATAAACTCAAGGAGCTGGCTGCTAGCGATTATTTTGATACCCTTTTCTCGCAAAATAAAGAACCACATGTAGCACTTTTGATTGCTTTTCTCCAGCTGCTACAGTATGCAGATGGGCATCTTAATTACATTCCACAAAGAACGCTAGAGCACTATTATAGGCATGTGCTCAAATTTAATAACAACCCTTCCATTCCAGATCAGGCGTATGTCCACTTTTTACTGAGTCCCAATCAGCCATTCGCCTTTGTACCAGAGGGGAGCCTTTTGGTTGCAAAAAACCCAGTTAATGGGGAAGATATTTTGTTTGAAACGAAAAGAAATATAACAGTAAATAAAGCTAGGCTTGCTCAGATTAATACGTTGCTGATTACTAAAAAATTGGATAAAGAAGGCTATAAAACAGTTGAATTAGCTACCACTACCTACAATGGTGAGCTATTGCAAACGCTTCCCTTTCAACTGTTCCCTACATCACAAAACAATGATGCCATCAAACAGCAGTCCAATGAACAATTGGCCGTATTTGTTGGCTCGCCCTTATTTCACCTTGCCGAAGGTATGCGCACCATTCATATAAAGTGGAAATTTACCTTTGAATCCTTTCAGATATTAATCAATCGCAACCCAAATAAGAAGGTTCCTACTACAGCCTTTTTAAAGCAAGTGTCAGATATGCTTTATGCCATGTCACAGGTACATATTACTACTAAAGAGGGATGGCTCGGTATACCGGAAGAGGCTATAGCATTGGAATTTATTGATGAAGCGCGTTGCCTACATATGACTATATCTTTAGATACAGAAGTACCCCCTATGGCGATGTTACCTGCTGGATACCAGGGTGGCGTAGTAGATCCTGGTACGCCTTCGGTATCTGTTGGCATACGCAATGGGGCATCCCTTACTGGCTTGTACATTTTAAATGGTTTATTGCTTGAAACAATAGACCTAAAGGTTAGGGTAGAGGGGTATCGTGGATTAGTACTGCAAAATCAATTAGGTATTATTGATAATAGTCAAATTTTTGAACCTTTTGGACCACTGGCCAAACTAGATAGCAGCTTTTACATAGGTAGTGGCGAAATCTTCTCTAAGAATCTCACTGATTTAAAAATATATATTAAATGGGATAGCCTCCCTACTGTAGACGGAGGATTTAAGTCGTATTATGATGCCTATCCTACCAAGGTAAATAATGATGATTTTAAAGTAAATATTGCTTATTTAAATCATCAGCACTGGAATCCATCTTACGCCCACAATAGGCAAGTAGTACCTTTGTTTCAGGTTGTAAAAAATAACAAAGGTAGTGAGCAATTGGATTATCTTAGAACCATTAGTGACATTGACGTAGCTGCATTACGGACTACTAAAACAAACCAACCCTTAGATGTTACCGTCTATGGACCCAAAACAGTAGCTGGTTTTTTAAAATTACAACTATGTGCACCAGAACAAGCCTTTGGTCATGCCATCTATCCTGGCCTGATGAGTAGTGTGCTGGTTAAAAATGCGCAGAAAAAGAAAGAGGAAGCTATAACAGTATTAAATGAACCTTATACCCCTCGCATAAAATCTATTACAGTTGATTATGAAGCAGAAGAATCTATGGTATTAACTTCTCCTCCTGGGGAAGAAGAAGAAAAATACCTCAATAGTTTTTTTCATATTTCTTCTTTTGGCTATTTAAAAACATTTCCCAGCAAGTTAACCACTCCACCTACATTGTTGCCATTGATAGAGCAGAAAGAATCATTTATCGCTTTTGGCATAGCAGATCTAAATAGTACCCATTTGTCTATACATATAGCTATTGGTGAAAATAGTCCAGATCAAGAAACCCAACAACCCAAATGGTTTTACTTGTCTGACAATATCTGGTTACCCTTGGAGGAAGCGATTGTGGTAGACGGGACAGATGGATTATCTAAATCTGGTATTATGATTTTTGACTTAGCGAATTTACCAGTCCCAGTGCGTCAAAATAATACCCGTATGACCCCAGCATTAACCTGGATTAAAGCACAATTTATGGATAAAAAAGGCGCCTTATCCACTATAGTTGGGGTCTATACGCAAGCCGTTGCCGTGTCAAGGGTTATGGATAAAAATGGTGTTTTTTCTGCTCCAATACTACCTGCAAAAGCGATTCAAGCATTCCAGAATCCTGTAGAGGGCATTGAGTGGGTCTTACAACCTTTTGGAACCTTTGGTGGAAGGCAATTTGAAAATCATCAAGCTTTCTACAGACGGGTTAGTGAGCGCTTAAGGCATAAAAATAGAGCAATATCGGTGTGGGACTATGAACGCATTGTGCTTGAAAAATTCCCAGAAATTTTCAAAGTAAAATGTATCAACCATACCGCTAAAAGCACAAATAACATGGTGAACCCTGGTCATATCACCATTGTAGTTATGGCTAAAGCAAATCCTAGCCTAGACATTCCTTTCGTTAGTAGAGATCTTTTAACTGAGATTAAAACCTATATTCAAGGTGTCAGTACGCCATTTATAAAGTGTGAAGTGGTCAACCCTATTTATGAAGATGTTAAAGTTAACGTTACAGTTAAGTTTAAAGCTGGATATGAAAAAGGATTATTCTTAAATTTGTTATACCAGGATTTACATAACTTTTTTTCTCCTTGGTTATTTGATCCATCAGCGGATGTCCAGTTAGGTGGAAATATACCTACTTCTAAAATTATAGACTTTATTAATAACCGTTATTATGTAGAAGGCATAGGAAATTTTTCTATATTAA